A stretch of Triticum aestivum cultivar Chinese Spring chromosome 1D, IWGSC CS RefSeq v2.1, whole genome shotgun sequence DNA encodes these proteins:
- the LOC123183282 gene encoding cysteine-rich receptor-like protein kinase 6 has translation MPATRPRMMSHRLVLSVAIVAVAALLVHHAAGYPWQVCGDDQFAAGSKYLANINLLAASLPKNASASPDLFATAEAGAAPDKVWGLALCRGDANATSCLSCLAQAFRDLPNVCDYSKVATMYYDSCTLHYSNASQDPAPVAALTYRFWEYTNVTSEKGQFNRLVARLVNATADYAAYNSTRRYASGEADFDLEFPKIYSWAQCTPDLTAPQCWRCLAKIMVLLPEVFVDSTGARALQVRCSFRYQTYSFFDGPVMVRLPAPAPSTQAPAPAPAPVAVPTGLTPAPATASTQGRKYSVPGMVLIILLPTLAAINFVACFFFWRRKRPLPKTKQSDPSYFADEEDNQSVDSMLIDISTLRVATGDFADSNKLGDGGFGAVYKGILPDGDEIAVKRLSKSSTQGVEELKNELSLVAKLRHKNLVTLLGVCLEQQVRLLVYEFVPNRSLDLFLFDVEKHVELDWEKRYKIINGIARGLQYLHEDSQLRVVHRDLKASNILLDKDMNPKISDFGIARLFGQDQTHGITNRVIGTYGYMAPEYVMRGNYSVKSDSFSFGVMVLEIVTGKKNNDYSNSEESQDLLNAIWERWMARTVLDMMDPSMNTSFSESGVLRCIHIGLLCVQENPADRPLMSSVVMMLGSDTVSLSAPSKPAFYAKKASNNLGITPT, from the exons ATGCCCGCCACAAGGCCGAGGATGATGTCTCACCGGCTTGTCCTGTCCGTGGCCATCGTCGCCGTAGCCGCCCTGCTGGTGCACCACGCCGCGGGATACCCGTGGCAGGTTTGCGGCGACGACCAATTCGCGGCCGGCAGCAAGTACCTGGCCAACATCAACCTCCTCGCCGCCTCGCTCCCCAAGAACGCCTCGGCGTCCCCAGACCTCTTCGCCACCGCCGAGGCCGGCGCGGCCCCGGACAAGGTCTGGGGCCTCGCGCTCTGCCGCGGCGACGCCAACGCCACGTCCTGCCTCAGCTGCCTCGCCCAGGCCTTCCGGGACCTGCCCAACGTGTGCGACTACAGCAAAGTGGCCACCATGTACTACGACTCTTGCACGCTCCACTACTCCAACGCCTCCCAGGACCCCGCGCCGGTGGCGGCGCTGACGTATAGGTTCTGGGAGTACACGAATGTCACGTCGGAGAAGGGACAGTTCAACCGCCTCGTGGCCAGGCTCGTGAACGCCACCGCAGACTACGCCGCGTACAACTCCACGCGCCGGTACGCCTCCGGTGAGGCCGACTTCGACCTGGAGTTCCCCAAGATCTACAGCTGGGCGCAGTGCACGCCCGACCTCACCGCGCCGCAGTGCTGGCGGTGCCTCGCCAAGATCATGGTGTTGTTGCCGGAGGTGTTCGTGGACAGTACAGGAGCCAGAGCTCTTCAGGTCAGGTGCAGCTTCCGGTACCAGACCTATTCCTTCTTTGATGGCCCTGTCATGGTGCGCCTGCCAGCACCAGCACCGAGCACCCAAGCACCGGCGCCTGCTCCTGCGCCTGTTGCGGTACCCACGGGTTTGACGCCGGCGCCGGCGACGGCATCCACACAAG GGAGAAAATACAGTGTCCCTGGCATGGTTCTTATTATTCTGCTGCCTACTCTAGCTGCCATAAACTTTGTGGCTTGCTTCTTTTTCTGGAGAAGGAAGCGGCCACTACCAAAAACAAAACAGTCAG ATCCCAGTTATTTCGCCGACGAGGAGGACAATCAAAGTGTAGACTCGATGTTGATTGACATTTCAACCTTGCGGGTTGCAACCGGGGATTTTGCAGATAGCAACAAGCTTGGTGATGGCGGATTTGGTGCGGTGTACAAG GGTATTCTTCCAGACGGCGATGAAATAGCAGTGAAGAGACTATCGAAGAGCTCAACACAAGGAGTTGAGGAGCTCAAAAATGAACTCTCTTTGGTTGCAAAGCTTAGGCACAAGAACCTTGTAACACTTCTTGGCGTCTGCTTGGAGCAACAAGTGAGGTTGCTTGTCTACGAGTTTGTTCCTAACCGAAGCCTCGACCTCTTCCTTTTTG ATGTTGAGAAACATGTAGAACTGGATTGGGAAAAGAGGTACAAGATTATTAATGGAATTGCTCGAGGACTGCAATATCTCCATGAAGACTCCCAGCTCAGAGTGGTCCATCGTGATCTCAAAGCTAGCAACATCTTGCTTGATAAAGATATGAATCCGAAGATATCAGATTTTGGAATTGCGAGACTTTTTGGGCAAGACCAGACCCATGGAATAACGAACCGTGTTATCGGCACATA CGGATATATGGCGCCAGAGTACGTGATGCGTGGGAACTACTCCGTGAAATCGGATTCATTCAGCTTCGGCGTCATGGTTCTTGAGATTGTAACGGGGAAGAAGAACAATGACTACAGTAATTCTGAGGAATCTCAAGATCTTCTGAATGCG ATATGGGAGCGTTGGATGGCAAGAACGGTGTTGGACATGATGGATCCGAGCATGAACACTAGCTTCTCAGAGAGCGGCGTGCTAAGATGCATCCATATAGGGCTTCTGTGTGTTCAAGAAAACCCGGCTGATCGACCGCTTATGTCGTCTGTGGTCATGATGCTCGGAAGTGATACTGTGTCTCTATCTGCCCCATCTAAGCCGGCGTTCTATGCCAAGAAGGCTAGCAACAACTTGGGAATCACGCCAACTTAG
- the LOC123177904 gene encoding uncharacterized protein, whose translation MYGSGWTKFYDDNKLGKGQMVVFFLDEPLPRAAICVIQVGSGSEDEQPMEEGDPIEDSDSDDEDGEASSDDGEGIVRIRGLLLNETECFQLQGLLPLSDDFIGFPFVHRLTRTDNCLGMMGLMDARMQIEREIETKAKSSLKEGLGQQLKIDHMKESKDLKRDCLNNVPHTGTAFEVEGGKPGSDRNEEGGDKLC comes from the exons ATGTATGGGAGCGGTTGGACGAAGTTCTATGATGACAACAAGCTAGGGAAGGGTCAGATGGTGGTGTTCTTCCTGGATGAACCTTTGCCTAGGGCAGCTATTTGTGTGATCCAAGTGGGCAGCGGTTCCGAAGATGAACAGCCTATGGAAGAGGGTGATCCCATTGAAGATTCAGATTCAGATGATGAGGATGGAGAAGCTTCAAGCGATGATGGTGAAGGCATTGTTCGCATCAGGGGGCTTCTACTTAATGAGACAGAGTGTTTTCAGCTACAAGGGCTGCTGCCTCTCAGTGATGATTTCATCGGGTTTCCTTTCGTTCACCGCCTCACAAGGACAGACAATTGTTTGGGCATGATG GGTCTGATGGATGCCCGCATGCAGATTGAACGCGAGATCGAAACTAAAGCCAAGTCCTCCTTGAAAGAAGGGTTAGGTCAACAGCTTAAAATT GATCATATGAAGGAGTCCAAAGACTTAAAAAGAGATTGCCTAAACAATGTG CCGCACACAGGTACAGCTTTTGAAGTTGAAGGAGGGAAACCTGGGAGTGATAGAAATGAAGAAGGCGGAGATAAGTTGTGTTAA
- the LOC123183281 gene encoding putative receptor-like protein kinase At4g00960, with protein sequence MTNGASPSPSPLCRRAKRKTSQSTGLPLRASTAMLPGGYAVLAMIISAHLLAPAESASMECDGNPQTSNSTFPSTLKLLAAGLPGNASTSPNGFATATVGTAPGLVYGMALCRGGTNASSCRACVAKAFGDAQASCPGDTGAAMYEDGCVLRFSVQRFLDFLGADQWQVREITFSVVADRASVVVSAAWFGAALSAILTAVVNHAVSSPSPAASSNSTIRSKFFATGEVAFNPRIYGLAQCMPNLAPAQCDGCLRRLQDEATPYLDGGTNPGWIEAGSAWCILRYSVRPIYDGQAMLQLPAPPPPSPSVPLEHGAGNTRTATGIYAGIASSVVLLLILLSVFAFIRFKRKIKTAEDDNPFKKMARALIFDLPALQEATGNFSAANKLGEGGYGIVYKGILPDGQEIAVKKLLGATEHGLHQLRNEVVLLAELQHKNLVRLQGFCSHRDDTLLVYEYIKNGSLDNFLFDTSEENTLNWEQQYNIILGIAKGILYLHEDSSPRIIHRDLKANNILLDEEMDPKIADFGLARLLQEGHTHTQTTRAAGTLGYMAPEYAVHGSVSPKIDIFSFGVLVLEIITRRRNCSSDYGDTVNLISDVWNYWTKGTISQMMDESLNGYPRSQALRCVHIGLLCVQPDPDDRPQISTVIFMLTRDTMELQPPAQPAFFFGTESPSPASPRDGQRRYMHGRPDLLPEDDVSWNEVTITEPYPR encoded by the exons ATGACAAATGgtgcgtcgccgtcgccgtcgccgctctGTCGTCGTGCCAAAAGAAAAACGAGCCAGTCCACCGGTCTCCCCCTGCGCGCTTCCACGGCGATGCTCCCCGGCGGCTACGCCGTCCTCGCCATGATCATCTCGGCCCACCTGCTGGCGCCGGCTGAGTCAGCCTCAATGGAGTGCGACGGCAACCCCCAAACGTCCAACAGCACCTTTCCCTCGACCCTGAAGCTGCTCGCCGCGGGACTCCCCGGCAACGCCTCCACCTCCCCAAACGGcttcgccaccgccaccgtcggCACGGCGCCCGGCCTGGTCTACGGCATGGCCCTCTGCCGGGGCGGCACGAACGCCTCGTCCTGCCGCGCGTGCGTGGCCAAGGCGTTCGGCGACGCGCAGGCAAGCTGCCCCGGCGACACGGGCGCCGCCATGTACGAGGACGGCTGCGTCCTGCGCTTCTCCGTCCAGCGGTTCCTCGACTTCCTCGGCGCGGACCAGTGGCAGGTCCGTGAGATCACTTTCTCCGTTGTCGCGGATCGGGCCAGCGTCGTGGTTTCGGCCGCCTGGTTCGGCGCCGCGCTCAGTGCGATCCTCACCGCCGTGGTCAACCACGCGGTGTCGTCGCCGTCTCCGGCGGCGAGCAGCAATTCGACAATCAGAAGCAAGTTCTTCGCCACGGGCGAGGTGGCCTTCAACCCCAGGATTTACGGCCTCGCGCAGTGCATGCCCAACCTGGCGCCGGCGCAGTGCGACGGCTGCCTCCGGAGACTCCAAGATGAGGCAACGCCCTACTTGGATGGCGGCACTAACCCCGGATGGATCGAGGCTGGTTCAGCGTGGTGCATCCTGAGGTACAGCGTGCGGCCCATCTACGACGGTCAGGCAATGCTCCAGCTTCCGGCGCCGCCACCGCCATCTCCTTCTGTCCCTCTCGAGCATGGAGCAG GAAACACAAGAACTGCAACAGGAATCTATGCAGGCATTGCTTCTTCTGTTGTCTTGTTATTGATTCTACTATCAGTTTTCGCTTTCATCCGCTTCAAGAGAAAAATTAAGACCGCTGAAGATGATAATC CATTCAAGAAAATGGCGAGAGCCTTGATCTTCGATTTGCCGGCACTGCAAGAGGCAACCGGAAACTTTTCAGCAGCAAATAAGCTTGGAGAAGGTGGTTATGGAATTGTATACAAG GGAATACTGCCGGATGGGCAAGAAATAGCAGTGAAGAAGCTCTTGGGAGCAACAGAGCATGGTTTGCATCAGTTGCGCAATGAGGTGGTGCTATTGGCAGAGCTTCAGCACAAGAATCTTGTCAGATTACAGGGGTTTTGCTCGCATCGGGACGATACATTGCTTGTTTACGAATATATCAAGAATGGGAGCCTCGACAACTTTCTTTTCG ATACCAGTGAGGAAAATACTCTAAACTGGGAGCAACAGTACAACATCATTCTTGGAATTGCCAAGGGAATATTGTATCTTCACGAGGACTCGAGCCCAAGGATAATCCACAGGGACCTTAAAGCTAATAATATTCTTCTCGACGAGGAGATGGATCCTAAAATCGCAGACTTTGGATTGGCAAGGCTGCTACAAGAAGGTCACACTCATACTCAAACAACTAGAGCTGCCGGAACACT CGGTTATATGGCACCGGAGTACGCGGTACACGGAAGTGTGTCACCCAAGATCGATATTTTCAGTTTTGGTGTACTAGTCCTGGAAATTATAACCAGGAGAAGGAACTGCAGTTCGGATTATGGGGATACCGTGAATCTCATTAGTGAT GTGTGGAATTACTGGACAAAAGGAACAATATCACAAATGATGGACGAATCACTCAATGGATACCCTCGAAGCCAAGCGCTACGGTGCGTCCACATCGGGCTGCTGTGTGTCCAACCGGACCCTGATGACAggcctcaaatatcaaccgtcatTTTCATGTTAACAAGGGACACCATGGAGCTTCAGCCACCGGCACAGCCTGCATTCTTCTTTGGGACAGAATCACCATCTCCAGCTTCTCCACGAGATGGGCAACGCCGCTACATGCATGGCCGACCTGATTTATTACCGGAAGATGACGTATCTTGGAATGAGGTTACGATTACTGAGCCATATCCTAGGTGA